One Glutamicibacter mishrai genomic window carries:
- a CDS encoding SDR family oxidoreductase — protein sequence MRTYVVTGAASGIGATTAEMIASRGDRVIGVDLNESDVVADLSTPEGRKEAVRKTLEKAQGTAIDAVIAAAGISAPKALTVAVNYFGVTQFLEGLAPAMAKANAPRAVVVSSMASVQQNSPKLVDAMLDGDESTALAIGAQLEAAGPREGYLNYPSSKRALSRWVRRECIMPRWAGAGIPLNAVAPGTVITNMTRSMLATEEGRAMVDSNVPMPLNYHSEASVIAKLLLWLTSEENTHVTGQTIYCDGGAEVTLRGENIWS from the coding sequence ATGCGGACTTACGTTGTGACCGGAGCTGCCTCTGGCATTGGTGCGACGACAGCTGAGATGATCGCGTCCCGTGGCGACCGCGTCATTGGAGTAGACCTGAACGAATCGGATGTCGTTGCAGATCTGTCTACGCCTGAGGGACGCAAGGAGGCCGTCAGGAAGACTTTAGAGAAGGCGCAGGGCACTGCTATCGACGCAGTAATCGCTGCGGCTGGCATTTCGGCTCCCAAGGCCTTGACCGTTGCTGTCAACTATTTCGGCGTGACCCAGTTCCTGGAGGGACTTGCCCCTGCAATGGCCAAGGCTAATGCTCCAAGGGCGGTTGTTGTTTCCTCGATGGCTTCAGTCCAGCAGAATTCTCCGAAGCTCGTGGACGCAATGCTAGACGGTGACGAATCGACTGCTCTTGCTATCGGTGCTCAGCTGGAAGCCGCGGGACCACGAGAAGGCTACCTCAACTACCCATCTTCGAAGCGGGCCTTGAGCCGTTGGGTTCGCCGTGAGTGCATCATGCCACGATGGGCTGGCGCTGGCATTCCGTTGAATGCAGTGGCACCTGGCACCGTCATTACCAATATGACGCGCTCGATGCTGGCCACGGAGGAAGGGCGTGCAATGGTGGACTCCAACGTCCCCATGCCACTGAATTACCACTCGGAGGCATCTGTTATTGCGAAGCTGCTTCTATGGCTCACGAGTGAAGAAAACACCCACGTGACAGGCCAGACGATTTACTGCGATGGCGGGGCAGAAGTCACCCTGCGTGGTGAGAATATCTGGAGCTGA
- a CDS encoding ABC transporter ATP-binding protein, whose amino-acid sequence MATVTFDKATRIYPGALVPSVDAIDLEIQDGEFLVLVGPSGCGKSTTLRMLAGLEEVDSGRILIGDKDVTNVPPKDRDIAMVFQNYALYPHMTVAENMGFALKIAGVDKEERNRRVQEAAKLLDLEQYLNRKPKALSGGQRQRVAMGRAIVRSPQVFLMDEPLSNLDAKLRVQTRTQIASLTRRLGVTTVYVTHDQVEALTMGDRVAVLKDGELQQVGTPRELYDRPRNVFVAGFIGSPAMNLVKLESANGQVAFGSTLVQAPGAQGGTTLGFRPEDIEIVGAGEGVEIVVDVVEELGADAYIYGSAELAGETQMIVVRVDGRTPPARGQKLNIAPLLQHVHLFDTESGLRLDEA is encoded by the coding sequence ATGGCAACTGTGACCTTTGATAAGGCCACCCGTATCTACCCAGGCGCTCTCGTGCCCTCAGTGGATGCAATCGACCTGGAAATTCAAGACGGAGAATTCCTCGTGCTTGTGGGACCGTCGGGTTGTGGCAAGTCCACCACCCTGCGCATGCTCGCAGGTTTGGAAGAGGTCGATTCCGGTCGCATCCTCATTGGCGACAAGGACGTGACCAACGTTCCGCCAAAGGACCGCGACATCGCAATGGTCTTCCAGAACTACGCACTGTACCCTCACATGACCGTTGCCGAGAACATGGGCTTCGCACTGAAGATTGCAGGCGTCGACAAGGAAGAACGCAACCGTCGCGTTCAGGAAGCAGCCAAGCTTCTGGATCTGGAGCAGTACCTGAACCGCAAGCCAAAGGCACTCTCTGGCGGTCAGCGTCAGCGTGTGGCCATGGGCCGCGCAATCGTTCGCTCCCCTCAGGTCTTCTTGATGGATGAGCCGCTGTCCAACCTGGATGCGAAGCTGCGTGTGCAGACTCGTACCCAGATCGCGTCGCTGACTCGTCGTCTCGGTGTCACCACCGTGTACGTGACTCACGACCAGGTTGAAGCACTGACCATGGGCGACCGAGTTGCAGTGCTCAAGGATGGCGAACTGCAGCAGGTTGGCACTCCTCGTGAACTATACGACCGTCCGCGCAACGTTTTCGTTGCCGGCTTCATCGGCTCCCCAGCCATGAACTTGGTCAAGCTGGAATCCGCCAATGGACAGGTAGCCTTCGGGTCGACCCTTGTTCAGGCTCCAGGCGCACAAGGTGGAACCACGCTGGGCTTCCGTCCAGAAGATATCGAGATTGTAGGTGCTGGCGAAGGCGTAGAGATCGTCGTCGATGTCGTCGAAGAACTCGGCGCTGATGCTTACATCTATGGTTCTGCTGAACTAGCCGGCGAAACCCAGATGATCGTGGTTCGTGTTGATGGCCGTACGCCACCAGCTCGAGGCCAGAAGCTGAACATTGCACCTCTTCTGCAGCACGTTCACCTGTTTGATACAGAGAGCGGTCTGCGTCTAGACGAAGCCTAG
- the otsB gene encoding trehalose-phosphatase, whose translation MPELDPELHAALSGFAAHQKILVALDFDGTMSPIVDRPEDARPLPESAELFEQLRQLPGVFAALVSGRNLASLAQVYPEPMPEFCIGSHGAERQVPETFKASWVEKPLSAEQKNLLAQVTAELAVVADRHAEVSLEYKPSATVLHVRRAAPQAGAAALHEAKTALQPLAGVKLLEGKAVLEASVHQGDKGESLSWLKHLLQVDAVLFIGDDVTDENGFKVLDSTDLGVKVGSGPTAATHHIASPQDLPVLLQNLISMRH comes from the coding sequence TTGCCTGAGCTCGACCCGGAACTGCACGCCGCCTTGAGCGGCTTTGCAGCTCATCAGAAGATCCTTGTGGCCCTGGACTTTGATGGGACCATGTCGCCCATCGTCGATCGCCCCGAAGATGCCCGGCCACTGCCAGAATCAGCGGAGCTTTTCGAACAGCTCCGGCAGCTGCCCGGCGTTTTTGCCGCGCTCGTCTCCGGGCGCAACCTGGCCTCCCTGGCTCAGGTCTATCCCGAGCCAATGCCGGAATTCTGCATTGGCTCGCACGGCGCTGAGCGCCAGGTCCCCGAAACCTTCAAGGCTTCGTGGGTTGAAAAGCCGCTGAGCGCGGAGCAGAAGAACTTGTTGGCCCAGGTCACCGCAGAGCTAGCCGTGGTCGCTGACCGTCACGCCGAGGTGTCCTTGGAGTACAAACCATCGGCGACGGTGCTTCACGTGCGTCGTGCGGCTCCCCAGGCCGGTGCGGCGGCGCTGCACGAAGCCAAAACCGCTCTGCAACCTTTGGCAGGAGTCAAGTTGCTGGAAGGTAAAGCGGTCCTTGAAGCCTCGGTCCATCAGGGCGACAAGGGCGAGAGCCTGTCCTGGCTCAAGCACTTGTTACAGGTCGACGCGGTGCTTTTCATCGGCGATGACGTCACCGACGAAAACGGCTTCAAGGTCTTGGATTCCACTGATCTCGGGGTGAAGGTAGGTTCCGGGCCCACGGCAGCCACGCATCATATAGCGTCTCCGCAAGACTTGCCAGTGCTTTTGCAAAACCTGATTTCCATGCGACACTAA
- a CDS encoding alpha,alpha-trehalose-phosphate synthase (UDP-forming), with translation MGTPAPSQNTEETYDLVVVANRLPVDRITNPDGSQGFRRSPGGLVTALAPIMAASDGAWVGWHGGIDEELESFDKDDIHMVPVPLSEDDLELYYEGFSNSTLWPLYHDVIVPPEYHRTWWDRYKKINQRFADAVLKIAAPNATVWVHDYQLQLVPQMIRLARPDLKIGFFLHIPFPAASLFSQLPWRKQILQGLAGADLVGFQRETDASNFLRCLRRFTEYSTKGDVATPPAGHQMQNLCRAKAHPISIDTEQIAKLSRDPQIIARAGQIRNELGNPKTVILGVDRLDYTKGIRHRLKAYGELLADEQLRAGDVCLIQVASPSRENVDTYMELRDQVELMVGQITGQHDTLSHTTLRYLHQSYPLREMIALYLAADVLLVTALRDGMNLVAKEFVAAHQDGRGVLVLSEYTGAADQLTQAVLVNPHDIDGMKDKIIQAVNMSEAEQDKRMRRMNRHLKVNTVARWSEVFLSELAEISAASSADAIAR, from the coding sequence GTGGGTACCCCAGCACCAAGCCAGAACACCGAGGAAACTTACGATTTGGTGGTCGTAGCCAACAGGCTGCCCGTAGACCGGATTACCAATCCCGACGGGTCGCAAGGTTTCCGGCGCTCCCCCGGAGGCCTGGTGACAGCTCTTGCTCCGATCATGGCAGCTTCGGACGGCGCTTGGGTTGGCTGGCATGGTGGCATCGACGAAGAACTGGAGAGCTTCGATAAAGATGACATCCACATGGTGCCCGTGCCACTGAGCGAAGATGACCTGGAGCTGTACTACGAGGGCTTCTCCAATTCCACGCTGTGGCCGCTCTATCACGATGTGATCGTTCCCCCTGAATACCACCGCACGTGGTGGGACCGCTATAAGAAGATCAACCAGCGTTTTGCCGATGCCGTTCTGAAAATCGCAGCCCCCAATGCCACGGTGTGGGTCCACGATTACCAACTGCAGCTGGTACCCCAGATGATCCGCCTGGCGCGACCGGATCTGAAAATCGGATTCTTCCTGCATATCCCATTCCCTGCAGCCAGCCTCTTCTCCCAGCTGCCATGGCGCAAGCAAATCCTGCAAGGGCTGGCCGGCGCGGACCTTGTCGGGTTCCAGCGCGAAACCGACGCCTCCAACTTCCTGCGTTGCCTGCGCCGCTTCACCGAATACTCCACCAAGGGCGATGTGGCTACTCCCCCGGCCGGCCACCAAATGCAGAACCTCTGCCGGGCCAAGGCCCACCCGATCTCGATCGATACCGAGCAGATTGCCAAGCTCTCGCGCGACCCGCAAATCATCGCCCGCGCCGGACAGATCCGCAACGAATTGGGCAACCCTAAAACTGTCATCCTGGGCGTGGACCGCCTGGACTACACCAAGGGCATTCGCCACCGCCTCAAGGCCTACGGCGAATTGCTTGCCGACGAACAGCTGCGTGCCGGCGATGTCTGCCTGATCCAGGTGGCCAGCCCGAGCCGCGAGAACGTTGACACCTACATGGAGCTACGCGACCAGGTGGAATTGATGGTCGGGCAAATAACCGGCCAGCATGACACCCTGAGCCACACCACGCTGCGCTACCTGCATCAGTCCTATCCGCTGCGCGAAATGATCGCGCTGTACCTGGCTGCCGACGTTTTGCTGGTGACAGCGCTGCGCGATGGCATGAACCTGGTCGCCAAGGAGTTCGTCGCAGCCCATCAGGATGGCCGAGGCGTATTGGTGCTCTCTGAATACACCGGAGCGGCAGACCAGTTGACCCAAGCCGTACTGGTCAACCCGCACGATATCGACGGCATGAAAGACAAGATCATCCAGGCCGTGAATATGAGCGAAGCGGAACAGGATAAGCGCATGCGTCGAATGAACCGGCACCTGAAGGTCAATACCGTGGCCCGCTGGTCGGAAGTATTCCTCTCCGAGCTTGCCGAAATCAGCGCCGCTTCCTCGGCAGATGCCATCGCCCGATAG
- a CDS encoding DsbA family protein — protein sequence MSTNNPRPTKAQRNASAREKAAQLRASQEAAQKRKSLFVKLGVLVAVVVVIALVVTLVVRNNNAKIEDSGATPQGATAAGGIVVTSADSVAEKTTDKVDVTTLTAPKEQLQSPEPRDLTVAKKGEPINVTMYVDANCVHCADFEATYGDQIEKWLADGDINVEYRNVGYLDGGSPTNFSSRGANALACVADESPTAYMKFVKALWGHYPEGEMKNAELAQMAVDNGASESVSDCIDGDKFRPFVQYTTTAGQYDGVKGTPSIFIQGKEFVLGTEDFPTKVEEAIKANK from the coding sequence ATGTCTACGAATAATCCGCGCCCGACCAAGGCACAGCGTAACGCGAGCGCTCGCGAAAAAGCAGCACAGCTGCGAGCCAGCCAAGAGGCCGCCCAGAAGCGCAAGTCGCTTTTCGTGAAGCTCGGCGTTCTAGTCGCCGTTGTTGTTGTCATCGCGCTGGTCGTGACACTGGTCGTTCGAAACAACAACGCGAAGATTGAAGATAGCGGTGCCACTCCTCAGGGTGCGACTGCTGCTGGCGGTATCGTCGTCACTTCCGCGGACTCGGTCGCCGAGAAGACCACCGACAAGGTGGATGTCACCACGCTGACCGCTCCCAAGGAGCAGCTGCAAAGCCCCGAGCCGCGTGACCTGACTGTCGCCAAGAAGGGCGAGCCAATCAACGTCACCATGTACGTGGATGCGAACTGTGTGCACTGCGCGGATTTCGAAGCCACCTATGGCGACCAGATCGAAAAGTGGCTGGCTGACGGTGACATCAACGTTGAATACCGCAACGTCGGATACCTGGACGGCGGCTCGCCTACCAACTTCTCCTCGCGTGGCGCCAACGCCCTGGCTTGCGTTGCCGATGAGAGCCCAACTGCTTACATGAAGTTCGTGAAGGCACTGTGGGGCCACTACCCAGAGGGCGAAATGAAGAACGCCGAACTGGCCCAGATGGCTGTCGACAACGGCGCCTCCGAATCGGTCAGCGACTGCATCGACGGCGACAAGTTCCGTCCATTCGTCCAGTACACGACCACCGCTGGCCAGTACGACGGAGTAAAGGGAACCCCTTCGATCTTCATCCAGGGCAAGGAATTCGTTCTGGGCACCGAAGACTTCCCGACCAAGGTCGAGGAAGCCATCAAGGCCAACAAGTAA
- a CDS encoding DUF808 domain-containing protein, with translation MAGGLVALLDDIAALVKVTAASLDDVALGAAKASTKAMGVVVDDAAVTPQYVEGISPKRELPIIWKIALGSIRNKLVFILPVALLLSYFAPWALTPILMIGGAYLVFEGAEKLLEVFGWIKHHGSGEDGNERDEKSIINSAVRTDLVLSAEILVISLNEVAHEPFLTRALILFVVAVMMTVVVYGAVALIVKMDDIGLHMAAKPRKLSQKIGRGLVKAMPIIMSVLSKVGVVAMLWVGGHLLLVGMDELGWHAPYGFVHHMEELVHHATGSAGAVLGWCVNTAFSCVAGFIMGAIITVIVLSIQKLRNKGKAEPAH, from the coding sequence ATGGCCGGAGGCCTTGTAGCACTATTGGACGACATAGCTGCGCTGGTGAAAGTCACTGCAGCGTCCCTTGATGACGTGGCCCTTGGCGCCGCCAAAGCCAGCACCAAGGCCATGGGCGTAGTGGTCGACGATGCCGCGGTAACACCACAGTACGTGGAAGGCATCTCGCCCAAGCGCGAGCTGCCGATCATCTGGAAGATCGCCCTGGGATCGATCCGCAACAAGCTGGTCTTCATCCTTCCCGTCGCCCTGCTGCTCTCATACTTCGCGCCCTGGGCGCTGACCCCGATCCTGATGATCGGCGGTGCCTACCTGGTTTTCGAAGGAGCGGAAAAACTGCTCGAAGTCTTCGGCTGGATCAAGCACCACGGCTCTGGCGAAGATGGCAATGAGCGCGACGAGAAGTCGATCATCAACTCGGCGGTGCGCACCGACCTGGTGCTCTCGGCGGAGATCCTGGTGATCTCGCTGAACGAAGTCGCGCACGAACCGTTCCTCACCCGGGCGCTGATCCTGTTCGTTGTCGCAGTGATGATGACCGTGGTGGTCTACGGCGCGGTGGCGCTGATCGTCAAGATGGACGACATCGGCCTTCACATGGCCGCCAAGCCGCGCAAGCTCTCGCAGAAAATCGGCCGCGGTTTGGTCAAGGCCATGCCGATCATCATGTCGGTGCTCAGCAAGGTCGGCGTGGTTGCCATGCTGTGGGTCGGTGGCCACCTGCTGCTGGTTGGCATGGACGAACTCGGCTGGCACGCCCCGTACGGATTCGTGCACCACATGGAAGAGCTAGTGCACCACGCCACCGGTTCGGCCGGCGCGGTATTGGGCTGGTGCGTTAATACCGCCTTCTCCTGCGTGGCCGGATTCATCATGGGCGCGATCATCACGGTGATCGTCCTGTCGATCCAGAAGCTGCGGAACAAGGGCAAGGCCGAGCCGGCCCACTAG
- a CDS encoding HsdM family class I SAM-dependent methyltransferase, with amino-acid sequence MLSKEQKEQATARHARGAYFTPEPVAAFMAQWALQAPASKVLEPSCGDAQFLQAIHHELGARHGQTQLLGYELHEPTVAQARQRLAEQSINAKIRQADFFDIQGTGDMDVVIGNPPYVRYQLHRGADRQRSRLAAKNAGVELNELASIWAAFVVHATSFLAPGGRMALVLPAELMFVNYAGVVRAMLLERFATVNLAVFEQRLFADAQEEVVLLLAEGYQQGPSEHFNLHQFRNAQDLAQLGSGTRHVPERAADRWTGSLVGLEAQGILAAANAGGHFAILKSWGETSLGAVTGNNKWFTLTEQQVRELALDTQDLIRISPPGSRHLRGLELDQPGWERLRDHGAATYLFRPAGAPSAAGERLVATGELANVDQAYKCRVRSPWWRVPVLSVPDLFMTYMNADTPRLTTNEAQVHHINSIHGVYLGADARELGRELLPLASLNTLTMLGAEMVGRSYGGGILKLEPREADVLPVPSIAMVQQHAEALRGIKPVVRGLLAAGKKQEATEMVDGIVLERMLALNQDAVQTIRAARTNMLERRKARGKAVKG; translated from the coding sequence GTGTTGAGTAAAGAACAAAAAGAGCAGGCCACCGCCCGCCATGCGCGGGGAGCCTACTTCACCCCGGAGCCGGTTGCGGCCTTCATGGCGCAGTGGGCGCTTCAGGCACCGGCCTCCAAGGTCCTGGAACCTTCCTGCGGCGACGCTCAATTCCTCCAGGCCATCCACCATGAACTCGGCGCGCGCCACGGGCAAACCCAGTTGCTGGGCTACGAATTGCATGAACCCACGGTTGCCCAGGCCCGCCAGCGGCTGGCCGAGCAGTCAATCAACGCGAAGATTCGCCAAGCCGACTTCTTCGACATCCAGGGCACCGGCGATATGGATGTCGTGATCGGCAACCCGCCCTATGTGCGCTACCAGCTGCATCGCGGAGCGGATCGCCAGCGTTCGCGGCTGGCCGCAAAAAATGCCGGAGTGGAGCTGAACGAGCTGGCCAGCATCTGGGCGGCCTTTGTCGTGCACGCGACCAGTTTCCTGGCCCCCGGCGGCCGGATGGCCCTGGTGCTGCCGGCCGAGCTGATGTTCGTGAATTACGCAGGAGTGGTTCGCGCCATGCTGCTCGAGCGCTTCGCCACGGTGAATCTGGCAGTCTTCGAGCAGCGGCTCTTCGCCGACGCCCAGGAAGAAGTGGTGCTGCTGCTGGCCGAAGGCTACCAGCAAGGACCCAGCGAGCACTTCAACCTGCACCAATTCCGCAACGCCCAGGATCTCGCCCAGCTAGGATCCGGCACCCGCCATGTTCCCGAGCGCGCGGCAGATCGCTGGACCGGATCGCTGGTAGGCCTCGAAGCCCAGGGGATCCTGGCCGCGGCCAACGCCGGCGGCCACTTCGCAATCCTCAAGTCCTGGGGCGAAACCTCGCTCGGCGCGGTCACCGGCAATAACAAGTGGTTCACCCTCACCGAGCAGCAGGTGCGCGAGCTGGCCCTGGATACCCAGGACCTGATCCGCATCTCGCCTCCCGGATCCAGGCACCTTCGCGGGCTGGAACTCGATCAACCCGGGTGGGAACGCCTGCGCGATCATGGGGCCGCGACCTATCTTTTCCGTCCCGCCGGCGCGCCGAGCGCTGCCGGTGAGCGTCTGGTGGCCACCGGCGAACTGGCCAACGTGGACCAGGCCTATAAATGCCGGGTGCGCTCGCCGTGGTGGCGGGTGCCGGTGCTTTCGGTGCCGGATCTGTTCATGACCTACATGAACGCCGATACGCCGAGGCTGACCACCAACGAGGCGCAGGTCCACCACATCAACTCGATCCACGGGGTATATCTCGGCGCGGATGCGCGTGAACTGGGGCGCGAACTCTTGCCCCTGGCCTCGTTGAATACACTGACCATGCTGGGCGCCGAAATGGTCGGGCGCTCCTACGGCGGCGGAATCCTCAAGCTCGAACCGAGGGAAGCCGACGTATTGCCGGTGCCTTCGATCGCCATGGTGCAGCAGCACGCCGAGGCGCTGCGCGGCATCAAGCCCGTGGTGCGAGGCTTGCTGGCTGCCGGGAAGAAACAGGAAGCCACCGAGATGGTCGATGGGATCGTCCTGGAGCGCATGCTCGCGCTGAACCAGGATGCGGTGCAAACCATCCGTGCGGCACGCACGAATATGCTGGAGCGCCGCAAGGCGCGCGGCAAAGCGGTGAAGGGATAA
- a CDS encoding GNAT family N-acetyltransferase gives MAQLYPVIDQRWHQKFDRLSLLVTVRDRGTLVAAGLVHDSIVAPTDSMNAVELGCMAVRPEYRRLGIRQHVTSLRLEHAVRSGKTPIIVIDAQNPASWAFYERSELWERERSFEQEGRLKFIYRATQAAWEWVENLPQASEDCLDISTALPSIPAPCFATAPATQPMLGMQLPFGEQVSALPML, from the coding sequence TTGGCACAGCTCTACCCGGTTATCGACCAGCGGTGGCATCAGAAATTCGACCGCCTCAGCTTGCTGGTGACGGTGCGTGACCGCGGCACACTCGTCGCGGCCGGTTTGGTCCACGACTCGATCGTGGCACCCACCGATTCAATGAACGCCGTAGAGCTGGGTTGCATGGCGGTGCGGCCCGAATACCGCCGGCTGGGGATCCGCCAGCATGTGACCTCATTGCGCTTGGAACATGCGGTGCGCTCAGGCAAAACGCCGATCATCGTCATCGACGCGCAGAACCCTGCCTCGTGGGCTTTCTACGAACGTTCCGAGTTGTGGGAGCGCGAGCGCAGCTTCGAGCAGGAGGGACGCTTGAAGTTCATCTACCGGGCCACCCAGGCGGCCTGGGAGTGGGTCGAGAACCTGCCGCAGGCTTCCGAAGACTGCCTCGACATCAGCACCGCTTTGCCGTCGATCCCGGCGCCATGTTTCGCCACCGCTCCGGCAACCCAGCCGATGCTCGGCATGCAGCTGCCTTTTGGCGAGCAGGTCTCGGCGTTGCCGATGCTCTGA
- a CDS encoding Atu2307/SP_0267 family LLM class monooxygenase produces the protein MSGKLLLPEIGAETFGDISQDAEGNLLTHAQVIRNVIAEGQAAEAANLDFFGVGEHHRDDYAVSSPEIVLAALASTTERIKLGTAVTVLSSDDPVRVYQRFATLDAISQGRAEIVAGRGSFIESFPLFGFELDDYEELYEQKLDLLAKLRHGNPVVWHGKHRSALRNQQVYPLLEKQPLTTWVGVGGSPQSVVRAARHGLPLFLAIIGGQPSGFEGLVSLYHRALKEYGHEEQPVAAHFHGLVADSDEEALETLWPHYQRTMNRLGAERGWPPASKMRLQASMGPDGAMMAGSVDTVASKLASATRKLGLSRADIKYSAGTLPHEAMMHSIKLLGEEVKPRVHELLGA, from the coding sequence ATGAGCGGCAAACTGCTCCTGCCCGAGATCGGCGCCGAAACTTTTGGCGACATCAGCCAGGACGCCGAGGGGAACCTGCTCACCCACGCGCAGGTGATCCGCAATGTCATCGCAGAAGGCCAGGCGGCCGAAGCGGCCAATCTGGACTTCTTCGGCGTGGGTGAACACCATCGCGACGACTACGCCGTGTCTTCACCGGAGATCGTGTTGGCCGCCTTGGCCAGCACCACCGAACGCATCAAGCTGGGCACCGCCGTGACCGTGCTCTCCAGCGATGATCCAGTCAGGGTCTACCAGCGCTTCGCGACCTTGGATGCTATCTCCCAGGGCCGTGCGGAAATCGTGGCCGGACGCGGATCCTTTATCGAGTCGTTCCCGCTGTTCGGCTTCGAACTGGATGACTATGAAGAGCTCTACGAGCAGAAGCTGGACCTCCTGGCGAAATTGCGCCACGGTAACCCAGTGGTCTGGCATGGAAAGCACCGCTCGGCATTGCGCAACCAGCAGGTCTACCCGCTGCTGGAGAAGCAGCCCTTGACCACGTGGGTGGGTGTCGGCGGCAGCCCGCAATCCGTGGTCCGGGCCGCGCGCCACGGATTGCCGCTCTTCCTTGCCATCATCGGCGGCCAGCCCTCCGGCTTTGAAGGATTGGTGTCCCTGTACCACCGCGCGCTGAAGGAATACGGCCACGAAGAGCAACCCGTCGCCGCCCACTTCCACGGGCTGGTCGCAGATAGCGACGAAGAAGCCCTGGAAACCCTCTGGCCGCATTACCAGCGGACCATGAACCGCCTTGGGGCTGAACGAGGATGGCCGCCAGCCAGCAAGATGCGGCTCCAAGCTTCCATGGGACCAGATGGGGCCATGATGGCCGGAAGCGTTGACACCGTGGCGTCGAAGCTCGCCTCGGCCACCAGGAAACTGGGCTTGTCGCGGGCTGACATCAAGTATTCGGCGGGAACGCTGCCCCACGAGGCGATGATGCACAGCATCAAACTGCTCGGCGAAGAAGTGAAGCCCCGCGTCCACGAACTGCTCGGAGCTTAA